A genome region from uncultured Fibrobacter sp. includes the following:
- a CDS encoding phosphatidylglycerol lysyltransferase domain-containing protein, with product MLLFRPPLLTDRDAAAKAVAESGYNGSDAGFANVYLLRKKYGTLIALQEGFLFRYYNGEGSRRGYAFPLGAGALSKALELIAEDARESGRPLEFCLVNEPRAQILREYFNTKAGANSAEPALHFENNRGDSDYIYSAEILATLPGSDYRKKRNHISRFTRTYGQFELRAMTPANISDALEIEKRWLNDDGETALENTDCETPCDCAEAALAERSEDEKSRMAEYCAIVEALENFDALGMKGGVLYVEGKPVGMTIASEIAPAVWDIHFEKVIGEYADNGGYAVINKLFAEHLVAAGATLINREEDIGLEGLRKAKLSYYPQTILDKTHVRVGE from the coding sequence ATGCTCCTGTTTAGGCCCCCACTTCTTACGGACAGGGATGCTGCGGCAAAGGCGGTGGCTGAATCGGGCTACAATGGGAGCGATGCTGGATTTGCGAATGTTTACCTGCTGCGCAAAAAATACGGCACGCTGATTGCCCTGCAAGAGGGTTTCCTGTTCCGCTACTACAATGGGGAAGGGAGCCGCCGGGGCTATGCTTTCCCGCTAGGAGCTGGCGCCCTATCCAAGGCGCTTGAGCTGATTGCTGAAGACGCCCGTGAATCGGGCCGACCGTTGGAATTCTGCCTGGTCAACGAGCCCCGGGCACAGATTTTGCGAGAATATTTTAATACGAAAGCTGGGGCGAACAGCGCGGAACCCGCCCTCCATTTCGAAAACAACCGCGGCGACAGCGACTACATCTATTCGGCGGAAATCCTCGCAACGCTCCCCGGCAGCGATTACCGCAAGAAACGCAACCATATCTCGCGCTTTACGCGCACCTACGGGCAGTTCGAACTGCGCGCAATGACTCCGGCAAACATTTCCGACGCCTTAGAAATCGAAAAGCGTTGGCTGAATGATGACGGCGAAACGGCTCTGGAAAATACCGATTGCGAAACGCCGTGCGATTGTGCGGAAGCCGCTCTGGCGGAACGCTCCGAAGACGAAAAATCGCGTATGGCGGAATACTGCGCCATCGTGGAGGCGCTGGAAAACTTTGATGCGCTCGGCATGAAGGGCGGCGTGCTGTATGTCGAAGGCAAACCTGTCGGCATGACGATCGCTTCTGAAATCGCCCCTGCTGTGTGGGACATCCATTTCGAGAAAGTTATCGGCGAATATGCGGACAACGGCGGGTATGCCGTCATCAACAAACTCTTTGCTGAACACCTTGTGGCTGCAGGGGCGACGCTCATCAACCGCGAAGAAGACATTGGGCTTGAAGGCCTCCGCAAAGCCAAACTCTCGTACTATCCGCAGACGATTCTCGATAAAACACATGTTAGAGTGGGGGAGTGA